TAATACGGCAGACTTTACCAGATGCTATTGTCTACGATTTGCTTGATAGTACCACCTACGCAGCACTTAGCCGCGATCCTACTCTGCTGCGACAAGAAAGTATGGCACAACAAGATAAAAATAAGCTTATAGTTATTGATGAAATACAAAAACTACCAATACTTCTCGATGAAGTTCACTTACAAATAGAACGTTTTGGTCATTTATTTTTATTAACTGGCTCAAATGCGCGCAAACTTAGACGAGGCGGTGTAAATCTCTTAGGGGGACGTGCACGTACACTTTACTTACACCCTTTTGTATATCAAGAACTAAAAGACTTTGATTTGCATCGAGTCTTAAATATTGGCTTATTACCTTCGATATATTCATCAGATGACCCAGAAGGTGATCTATCTGCTTATATTGGTGCATATATACAAGAAGAGATTGCTGCCGAAGCTGTTGTTCGCAATATTCCGGCATTTAGTCGCTTTCTTGAGGTAGCTGCTTTCTGTAATGGAGCTATTATTAACTATAGTGCTATTGCCAATGATGCTCAGGTAGCGCGAACAACCGTGCAAGAATATTTTGCTATCCTTAAAGATACATTGATCGCCCGCGAAGTACCGGCATTTAATAAAACTCGCAAGCGTAAAGCCCTTGCTACAAGCAAATGCTATTTTTTTGATACTGGAGTCGTTCGCTCATTACGACACCAAGGTCAAATTGCATTGCGCTCACCAGAAGCTGGCTTAGCATTTGAAACTTATATA
This region of Deltaproteobacteria bacterium genomic DNA includes:
- a CDS encoding ATP-binding protein, with product MTFISRILNLSAACHKRSYFLFGPRQTGKSSLIRQTLPDAIVYDLLDSTTYAALSRDPTLLRQESMAQQDKNKLIVIDEIQKLPILLDEVHLQIERFGHLFLLTGSNARKLRRGGVNLLGGRARTLYLHPFVYQELKDFDLHRVLNIGLLPSIYSSDDPEGDLSAYIGAYIQEEIAAEAVVRNIPAFSRFLEVAAFCNGAIINYSAIANDAQVARTTVQEYFAILKDTLIAREVPAFNKTRKRKALATSKCYFFDTGVVRSLRHQGQIALRSPEAGLAFETYICHELASYLDYTNSGELYYWRSASGFEVDFIINGQLAIEVKASAIISKSDLRGHKALREESLVRDSIIVCLVNRPRIIDGIKILPYTEFLKRLWDGHYRL